In Haloarcula ordinaria, the genomic window GACTTCGACCCCCTCTGAGGAGTCGGGCGACGGGATACTTGCTGCGCTGGGTGATCTTCTCCAGGAGATTGTCAACGTATTCGGATAGGACTCGCTCTGAACGAACAAACAACGGACTGGCCACACGTCGTAACCGACTTGAGTTTCGGACCGTTGGTGACGAAGTCGAGTTCAATCCTGTTGCTACATCTAGGTCGATGTCGCAACGAGCCTGAACGGACCGTGATACAGCAAGTAGATGGCAGGGATTGTTACGAGAGACGCGGCTTGCAGTCACGACGAGAATCTCACCGCCAAAAAATCGGCTTTCTGCTCCCAATCGTGGTTGGTTTTCCGACTGGGTTGGACACCCAGTGACTCGAGCAATTCGACGGAAGTCGATTACGAGTGCCAGTGAGTGATGAACTCGGTCACTGTCTGAGAGAACTCCTCAGGGTACTCCAGGAATATCATATGTCCGCATCGGTTGAAGATTTTCATCCGAATGTCGGCGTTCTCCTGCCCAATCATGTCGAACGCGGCCAACGCCATAACCGGCGGCACGGTCGGATCGTCGCGTCCGAAAACGTACAGAACGGGCATGTCGAGGACCCCCGCTTTGATACGCTGGTGCGTCTCGTTCATGTGCTCGTCGAGTGAAGCCTGCCAGTGCTCCATCTCCCCCTGGTCGTCCATGATTCGAGCAGTCTCTCGAGCCTTCTCCCGCCGTTCCATATAGGCAGCGGTGCGGCACCGCAGGTCCGTGATGTACGTTTTTTCGTGGGAGTAGTGCGAATAGAAGTATTCCATCCACTCTGGGTCGGTTTTTTGCAGGCCGAACTCGTCCATCTCGAAGATGATATTGCGCCGATGCATGCCGTCGCCAGCGGCCGGGCCGAGGGTCGCGCTGTTACATATGATAAGCGAGTCGACCAGATCCGGTATCTCGACGGCGACACGGGTCGCGAGACCGCCGCCGCGTGACCAGCCTGAAAGATGGAACGAGTCCAACTCGAGGGCCTCGACGAACCCGATGATGTGGTCGATGTCCGACTGATACCGGAACTCCGACGGATCGTCGGGGTTGTCGGTCAATCCGCAACCAATTCGATCGACGGCAAGCACCCGGAATTCTTCACTGAGATACTCGAACGTCTTGGACCAGGAGTTCGCGCTGCTTGAACCGCTCCAGTTGTTCCCATGGATGAGCACAAGTGGGTCACCGCGGCCGACGTCGTAATACCTGGTCCGGAGACCATCGACCTCGACGAAGCTCGGCTCGTAGCCGTCGATACCGGCATGCTCAGGGATGTCGGTGAAAAGGTCCGTCTCCGCGTCTGTCGATGCAGTCATCGTATTTTAAGCACAAATGCGCAATTTTTTTGTCTTATTTCCATTCAATGTCCGAAATTACAGTATATTATAAAAATATTTTGGATTATGGATACTGATTACTCGATATTATTAATACACCAATCGTGGGCCAGTTGTTGTTGTAACCCACTTCTTTGAGCCGAAACACCAATAGATGGCCGATGGCACGGACTGACGGCTGAGCGGACCGCAGAGGCTGGAACAAGTGTTATAATTATTTAATCATATGTGGATATTCGACCAATTTTCAAAATATTATAGGCAAATTAAGTGATGATTTTAAATATTCGAGTCAGTTTTTGAATGAATACGTGCTACAATCTACTCTGCGAAGATGGAATGGCGGGCAAACCATTGGTTGCGCCGATGTGTCGAGTGGTTACCGAACGTCTGAGGACGGCGACAGGCTGGGACGAACAGTGGTTAACAAGCGTTCACCCGGGGAATGAGTGGTGTGAAGGGCGAGTGGTCACGGGGACGACTCGTCGAAAAGTGGCGCACCGTCATCGGCCTCGGATGGCCGATAACTGTCCAGACGTCGATTCGGACTGGGATGCGGACGACGGACCTACTCGTGACCGGACTGTTCGGTCCAGCGGCCATCGCTGCTCTCGGCCTCGCAAACCTGTATACACGGATCGCGTTGTTTACCGGGATCGGCATCGGGACCGGCGCGCTGTCATTGTCGAGTCAAGATACCGGTAGCGGCGCCGAGACGAACAAGAATATGGCAATCTCGGCAGCACTGTTTCTGGGCATCCTGATCGGGATTCCATTGGCATTGTTTGCGGTGTTCTTCTCAGGACCGGCCCTCAGTATCTTCGGGGCGACGCCCGATGTCATCGCCCTCGGTGTCCCGTACCTGGTAATCGTCCTCGGTACGGCACCGGCTCGACATGTCACGCTCATCGGTGAGAAGGCGCTACAGGGCACGGGTGATACAATGGCGCCCATGTACATCCGAGGTGGGGCGAATCTGGTGAACATCGCTGGGACAGTGGCTCTGGGGCTGGGACTGGGGCCGCTCCCCCGCCTCGAAGTCATCGGCGTCGCTATCTCAACAGGGGGAGCGAACGTTCTCGCGGGCCTGGCTGTGATCGCATATATGCTGAGTCCGCGGTCTGATGTCGCCCTCGTAAGGCCAGACGACCTAGTCATTATGAAGCAGATCGTCACTGTTGGTTTCCCTCGGGCCGTTCAGGGTCTCTCTCAGACTGCTGCCGAATTCCCGTTGAGCGCGATTCTTGTAGGTTTCAGTGTCGAAATTTACGCCGCTTATCAGGTCGGCCGACGGGTGGCCCAGCAGCTGACTGGCCCGCTAGCCAGAAGTCTGAACGTGGTCTCCAGCATCCAGATCGGACAGGCGCTTGGCGCCCAACAGCTCGAGGAGGTTCGTTTCAACACGGCGGCACTGGCACTACTCGGACTCCTTACGACGGCGACACTGGCCACTGGGATGTTCTACTGGAGTGATATGCTCGCGAGTCTCTTCGGTGACGACCAGGCAACCCGGGCAGCAGCGTCAGTGTTCATTCAAGCCTTCGCGGTCGCAGCAGTCCTCAGGACCCTCTCACGGATTTACGCCGGAGCTCTGCAGGGCGGTGGAGAGACGATAAAACCGTTCCTGGCCGAACTCATCGGCGGGACTGGACTGCTGCTCGGTATTACCTACGTCGTCGGTGTCCTCCTTGGTGTCGGCGTACAGGCCACCTACGCCGGAATCGTCATTTCTGGACTGGCACGACTACTGCTTGTATTCGTCTGGTATCGCGACCCCAGTTGGATGCGGTCCGCCCTCGACGGAATGCAGACTCGGGGCAGTATTAGTAACGACTGACTGTGCGACCAGCGACACAGATGGTATTGCATCAGAGAGACCAGATTCAACGGGACGTTAGCGGTGAGTAGTCTGAAATCAGAGATTGAGTACTGACTGTTTACATGGTGTACACATCAAATGTAAGAACACAGCGATCAGCTGCCCGCAGCCGTGTCAGCAAACGGCTAATTTCCCGGTCTACACCGTCATCGACGTGGAATTGAGAACCTGGCCGATCAAGTTCTGTGCGGATTGACTGGCTTCGGATTCGGTGCCTCTTCGTTTTGGAATTTTTAATAATTTCTAATACTAGTACATATATATCCAATTTTTGCGAGGAACAGTACACTTTTATCAGGGTATTGTGGATATAAGGTTGATGTCTGACCAATTGACAGAGGCCTATGTTCCGGACGAGGTTCCGGACGAGGATTTAGCATATTTCGCGAAGAGCGACGACCGGGTCGAGTCACTGCGACGAGAGTGGGGCGAGAACGTCGCACTGCTGGTCGTCGATATGACGAACGCGTTTGTCAGTGACGAGTACTACCTCGGACGCTCAGATACCGGACAGCCAGCTATCGACGCCAACGCGGAACTCATCGAGGCTGCGCGTGCGGCCGACGCGCCGATTATTTATACGCGTGGAACCGACGCCGACCACTTCCCACCAGCGTACCAGGGAACGACCAAATCTGCGGGCGACCGCGACGAGGAATTCGCGGCGATGTGGGAGACGGGCAATCAGATTCACGATGACATCGCTCCCGAACCAGAGGACATAGTCATTCAAAAGCCACGCGCGAGCGCATTTTTTGATACGCACCTCGCGAACCTGTTACACCACTATGACGTGGACACACTCATCGTAACCGGCATGACGACGAGCGGGTGTGTGCGTGCGTCGGTCGTCGATGGCCATTCATCGAACTTCCAAGTAGTCGTTCCGATCGAGGCAGCTGCTGATCGGTCGGTTATCTCGCACAAGATTTCGTTGTTCGATATGGATATGAAATACGCTGACGTACTCCCTGTCGAAGAGGTTGTGGACGAAATTGGGGCGACGGCAGCAGCGGTGGCAGACGACTAAGAACCCCCCAAAATCATACAGTCGTGGGATTTTCCGACAGTACCTGCTATACAATTTCTGATTTTTTACGTAATAATATAATTAGTAGACGATTAGCCAGTAGTTTTATATATGGCTGTAAGAACAGTCGAGTTGTAAGATGAAATCTGAACGATTCGGTACTAAGCGAGACCAGAGATGAGCAAAGAGAAAATGAGCCGATACGACCGACGAACGATACTAAGAACGAGTGGAATCACCGCTGCGGCACTCCTTGCTGGCTGTTCGGGCGGTGGCGATGGCGGGAGCGGCGGTGGCGATGGTGGGAACGGCGGTGGCGATGGCGGGAGCGGCAGTGGCGATGGTGGAAGCGGCAATGGTGGGTCGAGCAACGGCGACCTTCAGACGCTCAATGTGATGACGAGCCAGCCGGCG contains:
- a CDS encoding cysteine hydrolase family protein, with translation MRGTVHFYQGIVDIRLMSDQLTEAYVPDEVPDEDLAYFAKSDDRVESLRREWGENVALLVVDMTNAFVSDEYYLGRSDTGQPAIDANAELIEAARAADAPIIYTRGTDADHFPPAYQGTTKSAGDRDEEFAAMWETGNQIHDDIAPEPEDIVIQKPRASAFFDTHLANLLHHYDVDTLIVTGMTTSGCVRASVVDGHSSNFQVVVPIEAAADRSVISHKISLFDMDMKYADVLPVEEVVDEIGATAAAVADD
- a CDS encoding alpha/beta fold hydrolase gives rise to the protein MLIHGNNWSGSSSANSWSKTFEYLSEEFRVLAVDRIGCGLTDNPDDPSEFRYQSDIDHIIGFVEALELDSFHLSGWSRGGGLATRVAVEIPDLVDSLIICNSATLGPAAGDGMHRRNIIFEMDEFGLQKTDPEWMEYFYSHYSHEKTYITDLRCRTAAYMERREKARETARIMDDQGEMEHWQASLDEHMNETHQRIKAGVLDMPVLYVFGRDDPTVPPVMALAAFDMIGQENADIRMKIFNRCGHMIFLEYPEEFSQTVTEFITHWHS
- a CDS encoding MATE family efflux transporter; the encoded protein is MKGEWSRGRLVEKWRTVIGLGWPITVQTSIRTGMRTTDLLVTGLFGPAAIAALGLANLYTRIALFTGIGIGTGALSLSSQDTGSGAETNKNMAISAALFLGILIGIPLALFAVFFSGPALSIFGATPDVIALGVPYLVIVLGTAPARHVTLIGEKALQGTGDTMAPMYIRGGANLVNIAGTVALGLGLGPLPRLEVIGVAISTGGANVLAGLAVIAYMLSPRSDVALVRPDDLVIMKQIVTVGFPRAVQGLSQTAAEFPLSAILVGFSVEIYAAYQVGRRVAQQLTGPLARSLNVVSSIQIGQALGAQQLEEVRFNTAALALLGLLTTATLATGMFYWSDMLASLFGDDQATRAAASVFIQAFAVAAVLRTLSRIYAGALQGGGETIKPFLAELIGGTGLLLGITYVVGVLLGVGVQATYAGIVISGLARLLLVFVWYRDPSWMRSALDGMQTRGSISND